From Triticum urartu cultivar G1812 chromosome 2, Tu2.1, whole genome shotgun sequence, a single genomic window includes:
- the LOC125536191 gene encoding uncharacterized protein LOC125536191 produces the protein MEGHNSVLIGWLLNSVVPPIGRSVEGLSTSAAIRTTLSTLYSGKGNVMLIAQIEGKTSRLHQGDDMSVMTYVAELQALWAEQDNCDPLELYDAACIESGRKWIARRRVLKLLEGLRGCFHGRRASLLHQPLLPSIEETIAAMSQEEVRLSLEHADMKAVPSPTFGVTERMEWSDPNKCHICGEAGHWKWACPTRGRGREYNGGGTGRGRSARGRGGYSGTSRGQASRGRGGYSGHSGDQRAHMTVAGDTGTSKGKDADDADYGDFALWASTDEGATDEPDSWDWHQA, from the exons ATGGAAGGTCATAACTCTGTGCTCATTGGCTGGTTGTTGAACTCGGTGGTGCCCCCCATTGGACGCTCTGTGGAGGGGCTATCCACATCCGCTGCGATACGGACGACTCTGTCCACCTTGTACTCAGGTAAGGGCAATGTCATGCTAATTGCTCAGATTGAGGGGAAGACCAGTCGGCTGCATCAAGGCGACGACATGTCAGTGATGACATATGTGGCAGAGCTGCAGGCTTTGTGGGCAGAGCAGGATAACTGCGACCCTCTGGAACTCTACGATGCAGCTTGCATCGAGTCAGGGCGCAAGTGGATTGCACGCAGGCGTGTGCTGAAACTGTTGGAGGGGCTTAGAGGTTGTTTTCATGGCAGGAGGGCATCCCTGTTGCACCAACCTCTCCTGCCCTCTATTGAGGAGACTATTGCTGCTATGTCTCAAGAGGAGGTGCGGCTATCTCTTGAGCATGCAGACATGAAGGCTGTGCCGTCTCCGACATTTGGAGTCACTGAGCGCATGGAGTGGAGCGATCCCAACAAATGTCATATCTGTGGGGAGGCAGGTCACTGGAAGTGGGCGTGTCCAACTCGTGGCAGAGGCAGGGAATACAACGGAGGGGGAACTGGCAGAGGCAGGAGTGCTAGAGGCAGAGGTGGATACTCAGGGACCTCAAGGGGTCAGGCTTCTAGGGGCAGAGGTGGCTACTCAGGACACTCAGGGGATCAAAGGGCTCACATGACAGTGGCAGGAGACACTGGGACGTCAAAAGGCAAAGATGCAGATGATGCTGACTATGGAGACTTTGCTCTCTGGGCCTCCACTGATGAAG GAGCGACAGACGAGCCAGACAGTTGGGACTGGCACCAGGCGTAG